Part of the Candidatus Binataceae bacterium genome, GAACATCCCGAAGATTCGATCCTGATGGCCCGGGTTGATTCCGATACCGTTGTCGGTCACGGAGATAACCCAGAAGGCGCCCTCGCGCTGAGCTTCGACGCGGATTTTCGGCGGCTCGTCGCCAGCGAACTTGAGGGCATTGCTGAGTAGATTCAGCATCAAGTGATAGAGACCCGACCGATCCGCCATCACTTCGATAGCAGCGTCGTAGTAAACGATCGCGCCGGATTCGCTGACGCGGGTAGCCAGCGCTGCGGTAGCGCGCTTGGCGGTTTCCTCGACCGAAATCGGGCGCAGCTCCGTATCGCGCCCCGCTCGCGAGTAGTTGAGCAAGTCAGCGATGAGAGATTGCATCCGCTTGGCGCCATCGACTGCGAACGCGATGAACTCGTCGGCGTCCTTGTCGATCCGGCCCTTGTAGCGATGCTCGAGGAGTTGCAGGTAGCTCGTGATCATCCGCAGCGGCTCCTGCAAATCGTGGGAAGCAACGTAGGCGAAGTGCTCGAGGTTTTCGTTGGAGCGCGCAAGCTCGCGTGCGCGTTGCAGCAGCTCGGCAGCGGCGCGCTTGCGGTCGGTAATATCGTAACTGAGCTCGACGATCGCGGTGAGCCGCCGATGCTCGTCGAACGCGGGACTCGATGTGAGCGCGACTTCGACCGAGGAGCCATCCTTGCGGCGGCGGCGCGTCTCGGTTTCGAGCGAGCCTTTGCCGTCAGAGAATCGCGAGACCACTTCCAGGGCGTAAGCATGGAACTGCTCGCCCATGATCGTTTCTATCAGCTTGCCCACCGCCTCGGCGGCAGTGAATCCGTATAGTCTTTCGGCGCCTGGATTCCACGTGATGACCTTGCCCCCCGGCTTGAAGACGATCACCGCGTAGTTCGATCCTTCGAGCATCGCGGCCAGGCGCGCCTGGTATTCGTGCGCGCGCTTGAACTCCGTCAGATCGTTGATAGTGGCGAGGACGAAGACTCCCTTGTCTGTCCTGAGCGGACTAAGACCGATCTCGACCGGGAAAGTCGAGCCGTTCTTGCGGCGCGCCAGCAAATCCATGTCGGGCGCCATCTTCCTGATCGTCGGACGCGATGTGTAGTCGGTGCGCAACGAGACGTGCCGCTCGCGAAAATCCCCGGGCATCAGCTCTTCGACATGCAAGCCGACGAACTCCGCCGGCGAGTAGCCGAAGTAGTCAAACGCCGTAGGATTCGCGTAGGAAATTTTACCCTGTGGATCGATCAGGATTATCGCGCTGGGTATCGCATCGAGCAGGGTTCTAAATGTTGATTCGTCAGCGTAACGGCTTTCAATCACGGCAATTTCTCACGGAGGTGAGAAATCCAAATCACGTGCCGCGACGAAGACCGTGCCACCAACTGTTTCATCGTGCGACGGCGATCGGCGCTTCTCAGTTTTTGCGCGCCACGACAACCTGTCGATAGCGTGTGCGCGAGACGCGAGGAAAGGCGCGCTGCCGGAATCACGCCGCTTCGTCAGTTTTTTGGCGTGACCAAAGCGCACTGCGCGTCGCTCCGCGCCCGGTTCTCACGCAAGACGCGCGAGCGTATTGTTGGCTCGTCATGATTAGCGCCGACGAAGCAATCCGTATCGTTCTCGAAAATACCTCGCGGCTCGGCGTCGAGCGGGTGCCGATTCTCCAGGCTCTCGGCCGCGTGCTGGGCGAGGAAATTCGCTCCCCGCGCGATATCCCGGGCTTCGACAATTCCGCGATGGACGGTTATGCGGTGCGCAGCGCCGATGTCGCATCGGCGTCGGAATCGAATCCTGTCAGGCTCGAAGTTATCGAGACGGTGCCTGCCGGCAAGATGC contains:
- a CDS encoding PAS domain S-box protein — protein: MIESRYADESTFRTLLDAIPSAIILIDPQGKISYANPTAFDYFGYSPAEFVGLHVEELMPGDFRERHVSLRTDYTSRPTIRKMAPDMDLLARRKNGSTFPVEIGLSPLRTDKGVFVLATINDLTEFKRAHEYQARLAAMLEGSNYAVIVFKPGGKVITWNPGAERLYGFTAAEAVGKLIETIMGEQFHAYALEVVSRFSDGKGSLETETRRRRKDGSSVEVALTSSPAFDEHRRLTAIVELSYDITDRKRAAAELLQRARELARSNENLEHFAYVASHDLQEPLRMITSYLQLLEHRYKGRIDKDADEFIAFAVDGAKRMQSLIADLLNYSRAGRDTELRPISVEETAKRATAALATRVSESGAIVYYDAAIEVMADRSGLYHLMLNLLSNALKFAGDEPPKIRVEAQREGAFWVISVTDNGIGINPGHQDRIFGMFERLHARDRYEGNGIGLATCKRIVEAHGGRIWVESEPGKGSSFRFTVQAA